In Nasonia vitripennis strain AsymCx chromosome 2, Nvit_psr_1.1, whole genome shotgun sequence, a genomic segment contains:
- the LOC100678110 gene encoding uncharacterized protein LOC100678110 isoform X1: MTQFPSVFQNVLNEANQSNAQQPQMSQTNYPQPMQTKPIGSFNQQMVDHGRNDFLADYGFQAAGGFQQPLHNAPMTAPQSAINPQMHPYGNWYSAGMGQQSQHQNPQQAVVPGYGPLPQNLLDQIRYCTATAASPIFILPSGTVGGNQPASNCPSPIYSPSCIPYPVPMPILQSSESDCKCSSKKSKSCINEAYEQWTKDACRNGTSSNSGLCNRSKVDSSCESWLEHRCEESNEGAVCTKKNCPASIQLQAMVSQLLGIQGIISSAITRMLLKRIPGSNISESIEDMMDKSKRCIRQFSKEQLLKESKSSQQVNKLLSLYLTSASTLPRLIPILTTAQLKSNILRSFVESFVNARLMEDQGCISSEAPDPLDELILQMKSDDELRQLMSNLREKECEERVNLNFSAYGSQRQVTEARLVNVQKKIDQVEREMERRHRQTGVREMWRKWPESNCDDDSRARRTRIAESELDTDTPVSPRRLMLRPHVGSPETTYRKPSDMGSSLCEEVGRNRTVKAVSGVYTLDVGETEVCDKDNVEKGRKTKCFHIKLEDADC, encoded by the exons atGACACAATTCCCATCAGTTTTTCAAAACGTCCTGAACGAGGCAAACCAAAGCAATGCTCAGCAGCCCCAGATGTCACAGACAAATTATCCACAGCCGATGCAGACGAAACCGATAGGATCGTTTAATCAGCAGA TGGTGGATCATGGACGAAACGATTTTCTGGCTGATTACGGATTCCAAGCAGCGGGAGGTTTTCAGCAACCCTTGCATAATGCGCCGATGACCGCTCCGCAATCGGCGATCAACCCTCAGATGCATCCTTATGGCAACTGGTATTCTGCTGGCATGGGTCAACAATCGCAGCATCAGAATCCGCAACAAGCTGTGGTTCCAGGGTATGGACCGTTGCCGCAGAATCTTTTGGATCAGATCCGCTACTGTACGGCAACGGCAGCGTCGCCGATTTTTATTCTTCCCAGTGGAACAGTCGGTGGAAATCAACCGGCTTCCAACTGCCCGTCGCCGATTTACTCGCCTTCTTGTATTCCCTACCCTGTACCTATGCCGATCCTCCAATCTTCTG AGAGCGACTGCAAATGCTCGagcaaaaaatcaaaaagttGCATCAACGAGGCCTACGAGCAGTGGACGAAAGACGCTTGCAGAAACGGCACGAGTAGCAACAGTGGACTCTGCAATAGATCAAAAGTAGATTCCAGTTGCGAATCTTGGCTGGAGCATCGATGCGAGGAAAGCAACGAGGGCGCAGTATGCACGAAGAAAAACTGCCCGGCATCGATTCAACTGCAAGCGATGGTCTCGCAGTTGCTCGGTATTCAAGGAATCATCTCCTCGGCCATTACACGGATGTTGCTGAAGAGGATCCCAGGCTCAAATATCAGCGAATCCATCGAGGATATGATGGATAAGTCCAAACG ATGCATAAGACAGTTCAGCAAGGAGCAGCTGCTCAAGGAATCAAAATCCAGTCAACAGGTCAACAAACTGCTCAGCCTCTACCTTACATCCGCCTCGACACTCCCACGTCTCATCCCGATTCTCACGACTGCTCAACTCAAAAGCAATATTTTGCGCTCGTTCGTCGAGAGTTTCGTAAACGCTCGACTCATGGAGGACCAGGGCTGCATTAGTTCCGAGGCTCCAGATCCCCTGGACGAGCTGATCCTCCAGATGAAGTCCGACGACGAACTGCGCCAGCTGATGTCCAAtctgagagagaaagaatgcGAGGAGAGGGTAAACCTGAACTTCTCGGCATACGGATCACAGAGACAGGTTACCGAAGCAAGACTTGTCAATGTCCAGAAGAAGATTGATCAGGTGGAGAGGGAGATGGAGAGGAGACACCGACAGACTGGT GTTCGGGAGATGTGGCGGAAGTGGCCCGAGAGTAATTGTGATGATGATTCGCGTGCTCGCAGGACGAGAATAGCAGAGTCAGAGCTCGATACCGATACTCCAGTGAGCCCTCGTAGGCTCATGCTGAGGCCACATGTCGGGAGTCCAGAGACCACGTATCGGAAACCAAGCGATATGGGATCGAGCCTTTGCGAAGAGGTTGGGAGGAATCGTACTGTAAAAGCTGTGAG TGGGGTATATACTTTGGACGTTGGCGAAACAGAAGTTTGCGATAAAGATAATGTagagaaaggaagaaaaacaaaatgctTTCATATTAAGTTAGAAGACGCGGATTGCTGA
- the LOC100678110 gene encoding uncharacterized protein LOC100678110 isoform X2 encodes MTAPQSAINPQMHPYGNWYSAGMGQQSQHQNPQQAVVPGYGPLPQNLLDQIRYCTATAASPIFILPSGTVGGNQPASNCPSPIYSPSCIPYPVPMPILQSSESDCKCSSKKSKSCINEAYEQWTKDACRNGTSSNSGLCNRSKVDSSCESWLEHRCEESNEGAVCTKKNCPASIQLQAMVSQLLGIQGIISSAITRMLLKRIPGSNISESIEDMMDKSKRCIRQFSKEQLLKESKSSQQVNKLLSLYLTSASTLPRLIPILTTAQLKSNILRSFVESFVNARLMEDQGCISSEAPDPLDELILQMKSDDELRQLMSNLREKECEERVNLNFSAYGSQRQVTEARLVNVQKKIDQVEREMERRHRQTGVREMWRKWPESNCDDDSRARRTRIAESELDTDTPVSPRRLMLRPHVGSPETTYRKPSDMGSSLCEEVGRNRTVKAVSGVYTLDVGETEVCDKDNVEKGRKTKCFHIKLEDADC; translated from the exons ATGACCGCTCCGCAATCGGCGATCAACCCTCAGATGCATCCTTATGGCAACTGGTATTCTGCTGGCATGGGTCAACAATCGCAGCATCAGAATCCGCAACAAGCTGTGGTTCCAGGGTATGGACCGTTGCCGCAGAATCTTTTGGATCAGATCCGCTACTGTACGGCAACGGCAGCGTCGCCGATTTTTATTCTTCCCAGTGGAACAGTCGGTGGAAATCAACCGGCTTCCAACTGCCCGTCGCCGATTTACTCGCCTTCTTGTATTCCCTACCCTGTACCTATGCCGATCCTCCAATCTTCTG AGAGCGACTGCAAATGCTCGagcaaaaaatcaaaaagttGCATCAACGAGGCCTACGAGCAGTGGACGAAAGACGCTTGCAGAAACGGCACGAGTAGCAACAGTGGACTCTGCAATAGATCAAAAGTAGATTCCAGTTGCGAATCTTGGCTGGAGCATCGATGCGAGGAAAGCAACGAGGGCGCAGTATGCACGAAGAAAAACTGCCCGGCATCGATTCAACTGCAAGCGATGGTCTCGCAGTTGCTCGGTATTCAAGGAATCATCTCCTCGGCCATTACACGGATGTTGCTGAAGAGGATCCCAGGCTCAAATATCAGCGAATCCATCGAGGATATGATGGATAAGTCCAAACG ATGCATAAGACAGTTCAGCAAGGAGCAGCTGCTCAAGGAATCAAAATCCAGTCAACAGGTCAACAAACTGCTCAGCCTCTACCTTACATCCGCCTCGACACTCCCACGTCTCATCCCGATTCTCACGACTGCTCAACTCAAAAGCAATATTTTGCGCTCGTTCGTCGAGAGTTTCGTAAACGCTCGACTCATGGAGGACCAGGGCTGCATTAGTTCCGAGGCTCCAGATCCCCTGGACGAGCTGATCCTCCAGATGAAGTCCGACGACGAACTGCGCCAGCTGATGTCCAAtctgagagagaaagaatgcGAGGAGAGGGTAAACCTGAACTTCTCGGCATACGGATCACAGAGACAGGTTACCGAAGCAAGACTTGTCAATGTCCAGAAGAAGATTGATCAGGTGGAGAGGGAGATGGAGAGGAGACACCGACAGACTGGT GTTCGGGAGATGTGGCGGAAGTGGCCCGAGAGTAATTGTGATGATGATTCGCGTGCTCGCAGGACGAGAATAGCAGAGTCAGAGCTCGATACCGATACTCCAGTGAGCCCTCGTAGGCTCATGCTGAGGCCACATGTCGGGAGTCCAGAGACCACGTATCGGAAACCAAGCGATATGGGATCGAGCCTTTGCGAAGAGGTTGGGAGGAATCGTACTGTAAAAGCTGTGAG TGGGGTATATACTTTGGACGTTGGCGAAACAGAAGTTTGCGATAAAGATAATGTagagaaaggaagaaaaacaaaatgctTTCATATTAAGTTAGAAGACGCGGATTGCTGA